In Nitrospira sp., one genomic interval encodes:
- a CDS encoding DUF4255 domain-containing protein translates to MSTALAIAGVTAVLRDLLNDGLINHNVSGLLGSTVTVSALPPDRVVPVNGTESTQLNLFLHQVTFNTGWRNHALPSRDGSGTQRLSNPPLALDLHYLVSAYSAEELGSEILLGYAMQLLHETPVLDRKAITTALNPSPAVDSNLPPALRALADCGLADQVEQIKIVPDPLSSEEMSKLWTAVQSHYRPTAAYVATVVLIELAKPTKPTLPVLSRGPVDPVTKRDQGVAVQADLLPPYPTIQTIRSKDGQPTAVPGATVEVTGHHLDGTGRAVVFVNDRLDVMQEVAALAGDSPTLLEAAVPALPVGLYHVAVKVLRPTESQPRISNHLGLVLGPEITTALPMTVARDGSGNASVTVTCAPDVRTGQQVSLLLGDRELLPEAWSGPASSFTFVVEQAPVGEHLARLRVDGIDSPLIGLAAQPPAFFDYRVKIT, encoded by the coding sequence ATGAGCACGGCATTGGCCATTGCAGGCGTCACGGCCGTTCTTCGGGATCTGCTCAACGACGGCTTGATCAACCACAACGTGAGCGGCCTCTTGGGCAGCACCGTGACGGTGAGCGCCTTACCGCCGGATCGCGTCGTGCCGGTCAACGGCACCGAAAGCACCCAGCTGAATCTGTTTCTCCATCAGGTCACCTTCAACACAGGTTGGCGCAACCATGCCTTGCCGTCCCGCGACGGATCGGGAACGCAACGGCTCAGCAATCCGCCGCTGGCCTTGGACCTCCATTACCTGGTGAGCGCCTACAGCGCCGAGGAATTGGGGAGTGAAATTCTGCTCGGCTATGCCATGCAGCTGCTGCATGAGACGCCGGTGCTCGATCGCAAGGCCATCACGACCGCGTTGAATCCGTCCCCCGCCGTGGATAGCAATTTGCCGCCTGCGCTCAGGGCCTTGGCCGACTGCGGGCTGGCCGATCAAGTAGAACAGATCAAGATCGTGCCCGACCCCTTGAGCAGCGAAGAGATGTCCAAACTCTGGACGGCCGTGCAATCCCATTATCGACCCACCGCGGCCTACGTGGCCACGGTGGTGTTGATCGAATTGGCCAAGCCGACGAAGCCGACCTTGCCGGTGCTCAGCCGTGGCCCGGTTGACCCGGTGACCAAACGGGATCAGGGCGTGGCGGTACAGGCCGATCTCTTGCCGCCCTATCCGACGATCCAGACCATACGGTCCAAGGACGGGCAGCCGACTGCCGTGCCGGGCGCGACGGTGGAAGTGACCGGGCACCATTTGGACGGCACCGGGCGCGCCGTCGTCTTTGTGAATGACCGTTTGGATGTCATGCAGGAAGTTGCAGCGCTGGCGGGCGACTCGCCCACGTTGCTGGAGGCCGCGGTCCCCGCGCTTCCTGTGGGGTTGTATCACGTTGCAGTGAAGGTGCTGCGTCCGACCGAGAGTCAACCCAGGATCAGCAACCATTTGGGGTTGGTGCTCGGACCCGAGATCACCACCGCCCTCCCCATGACGGTGGCCAGGGATGGGAGCGGAAATGCGAGCGTGACTGTGACCTGCGCACCGGATGTGCGGACGGGGCAACAGGTCTCTTTATTGCTCGGCGACCGAGAGCTTTTGCCTGAGGCCTGGTCCGGTCCTGCAAGCTCCTTCACCTTCGTCGTGGAGCAGGCGCCGGTCGGCGAGCATCTCGCGCGTCTGCGGGTGGACGGCATCGACAGCCCCTTGATCGGCCTGGCGGCCCAGCCGCCGGCGTTCTTCGACTACCGCGTGAAGATCACATGA
- a CDS encoding phage tail sheath family protein, with protein sequence MPVQPTYPGVYIEELPSGVRTITGVATSITAFVGYTARGLDHRASRILSFADFERAFGGLAADSEVSYAVQQFFNNGGSQAYVVRVPKNDAVAGKITLKDGDQVSSKQALTVTALSKGAWANNVIVDVDYGAVGSDAKAFNLTITDRSTNTTEVFSNVTMDSTKTNYVVAVVNHADNGSQLVSVAVPDATAGRPMETGTVGGDIDLTQIKNDKTYTLKISSDVPSGAINNVDCTFIAPGDPIPSSIAGVCRLLETKVNLKLQATLPGASIRCVPSASGKGVRINALFPPELVPGALDAKMTFSAGAPDDAAATLKLATGVVKSANVAHYWVGQGRATLAQTGALLGVDGTKLPLTADLIGSPSLFTGIYALDKVDLFNILCIPDATRSQASNPSALDPTVDPNSIFGAAMTFCKQKRAFLLVDSPPNVADVSSGVDWISSGLTVHDLNGAAYFPRLKLADPLNNYQLRQFAPCGVVAGLYARTDVARGVWKAPAGTEAKLSGVQGLAYTLTDGENGVLNPLGLNCFRTFPVYGTVSWGARTLVGSDAEASEWKYVPVRRLALFLEESLYRGTQWVVFEPNDEPLWAQIRLNLGAFMHNLFRQGAFQGTTPKEAYFVKCDKETTTQNDINLGIVNIVVGFAPLKPAEFVIIKLQQMAGQIAT encoded by the coding sequence ATGCCAGTGCAACCAACCTATCCGGGTGTGTACATCGAGGAATTGCCGAGCGGGGTGCGCACCATCACCGGAGTCGCCACGTCGATCACGGCGTTCGTAGGCTACACCGCACGCGGTCTCGATCATCGCGCGAGCCGCATTCTCAGCTTTGCCGATTTCGAGCGCGCGTTCGGGGGGCTCGCCGCCGACAGCGAAGTGAGTTACGCCGTCCAGCAGTTCTTCAACAATGGCGGCTCGCAAGCCTATGTTGTGCGGGTGCCGAAGAACGATGCGGTGGCAGGAAAAATTACATTGAAGGACGGCGACCAAGTGAGCAGCAAACAAGCTCTCACCGTGACCGCTCTCAGCAAGGGAGCCTGGGCGAACAACGTCATCGTCGATGTGGACTATGGAGCCGTGGGCTCGGATGCGAAGGCGTTTAATCTGACCATCACGGATCGATCCACCAACACGACGGAGGTCTTTTCCAACGTCACGATGGATAGTACCAAGACGAACTATGTCGTGGCGGTGGTGAATCACGCGGACAACGGCTCGCAACTCGTGTCGGTGGCCGTGCCGGACGCGACCGCGGGACGGCCGATGGAAACCGGAACGGTAGGGGGGGACATCGACCTCACTCAGATCAAGAACGATAAGACCTATACGCTCAAAATCAGCAGCGACGTGCCGTCGGGCGCCATCAATAATGTGGACTGCACCTTCATCGCACCAGGAGACCCGATCCCGTCCTCGATTGCGGGGGTCTGTCGACTTCTTGAAACCAAGGTGAATTTGAAACTGCAGGCCACTCTGCCTGGAGCGTCGATTCGGTGTGTGCCGAGTGCCAGTGGAAAAGGCGTGCGCATCAACGCGCTGTTTCCGCCTGAACTTGTTCCCGGGGCGCTTGATGCAAAGATGACGTTCAGCGCGGGAGCCCCCGATGATGCCGCTGCGACACTCAAGCTGGCAACGGGGGTCGTGAAGTCAGCCAATGTGGCACATTATTGGGTGGGGCAGGGCCGAGCGACGCTCGCGCAGACCGGTGCGCTGCTCGGCGTGGATGGGACGAAACTGCCCTTGACTGCCGATTTGATCGGGAGCCCCAGCCTCTTTACGGGCATCTACGCGTTGGACAAGGTCGACCTGTTCAACATTCTCTGTATCCCCGATGCTACGCGATCCCAAGCGAGCAATCCAAGTGCCCTCGACCCGACCGTGGACCCCAACTCGATCTTCGGTGCCGCCATGACGTTTTGTAAGCAAAAGCGGGCATTTCTCTTGGTCGATAGTCCGCCGAACGTCGCCGACGTCTCCTCCGGCGTCGATTGGATCTCCTCGGGTTTGACCGTACACGACCTGAACGGCGCCGCCTATTTTCCCCGCCTCAAACTCGCCGACCCCCTGAACAATTACCAGCTGCGGCAATTTGCTCCCTGCGGAGTCGTCGCGGGACTGTACGCCCGCACCGACGTGGCCCGTGGGGTGTGGAAGGCGCCCGCAGGGACGGAGGCCAAGCTCAGTGGCGTGCAAGGGTTGGCCTACACCCTGACCGACGGAGAAAACGGCGTGCTGAACCCGCTGGGGCTGAATTGCTTTCGCACCTTTCCCGTGTACGGGACCGTGTCTTGGGGGGCGCGTACCCTCGTAGGATCTGATGCGGAAGCGAGCGAATGGAAATACGTACCCGTCCGACGCCTGGCGCTGTTTCTGGAAGAAAGCTTGTACCGCGGTACGCAGTGGGTCGTGTTCGAACCGAACGACGAACCGCTCTGGGCGCAGATCAGGCTCAACCTAGGCGCCTTCATGCACAACCTGTTTCGCCAAGGGGCCTTTCAGGGCACGACCCCGAAGGAGGCCTACTTCGTGAAGTGCGACAAGGAAACCACGACTCAAAACGATATCAACCTCGGCATCGTCAACATCGTCGTCGGGTTTGCTCCGCTCAAGCCCGCGGAGTTCGTGATCATCAAGCTGCAGCAGATGGCCGGCCAGATCGCGACCTAA
- a CDS encoding ATP-binding protein, with amino-acid sequence MSERTAYETWVEDNQRCLVEEFDRLKTRFAGGEPAEAGRSAINDIDDKHASHSAIDLVTHLFGLSRFERDLLLLCAGVEMNAELARVCGDALGGSHRPSVTFGLALAALEKPHWSALAPIGPLRRWRLIELDESQGLTQARLRIDERVLHYLAGVNYLDPRLRPLLRMRRAGELLATAHRETAASVLSTLQTEGALSSLVLLTGDDLEGQGDVATSVASALGLHLYVLPASMVPATPSEIEALAVLWQRETMLLNAALVVECTEREVPKQVSTFIDQLGGLIFVTGPELPTFHRTGISAEVNRPQAAEQRLLWEQALGGDAAFVNGSLDGVAWQFRLSAGTIAQTGAQLRRRLAGGERPEGLLWRACRKAGRLKLDELAQRIDPAADWAVLVLPPAQVTTLRAMAAQVRHRLTVYQDWGFGHRSTRGLGITALFAGESGTGKTMAAEVLANELNLDLYRIDLSAVVSKYIGETERNLRRLFDAADESGAILLFDEADALFGKRSEVKDSHDRYANIEVSYLLQRMEAYRGLAILTTNMKAALDQAFHRRLRFVIQFPFPDALQREAIWRSMFPAATPTDGLDYAKLAKLHMAGGNIRNIALNAAFLAAHAGESVRMGHLLQAAHSEAAKRDRPLSDAETRGWV; translated from the coding sequence ATGAGCGAGCGAACGGCATACGAGACCTGGGTCGAAGACAACCAACGTTGTTTGGTCGAGGAATTCGACCGGTTGAAGACTAGATTCGCCGGGGGAGAACCTGCGGAGGCCGGGAGGTCGGCCATCAACGACATCGATGACAAGCATGCGTCCCATTCCGCGATCGACCTGGTGACCCATCTGTTCGGCTTGAGCCGATTCGAACGAGATCTCTTGTTGCTCTGCGCGGGAGTCGAGATGAACGCCGAATTGGCACGGGTCTGCGGCGACGCCCTGGGTGGCAGCCATCGCCCTTCCGTCACCTTCGGCTTGGCCCTGGCTGCGTTGGAGAAACCGCACTGGAGCGCCCTGGCCCCGATCGGACCGCTGCGCCGCTGGCGCCTCATCGAACTCGATGAAAGTCAGGGCCTGACGCAGGCCCGGCTGCGCATCGATGAACGGGTGCTGCATTATCTGGCCGGCGTCAATTATCTCGATCCGCGCCTGCGGCCGCTGCTGCGAATGAGGCGGGCCGGTGAATTGCTGGCAACGGCCCATCGAGAGACAGCGGCCTCGGTCCTGTCCACACTCCAGACAGAGGGGGCGCTGTCGAGCCTGGTTCTGTTGACCGGCGACGATCTAGAGGGGCAGGGCGACGTGGCGACCTCCGTAGCCTCGGCTCTCGGCCTGCACCTCTATGTTCTGCCCGCATCGATGGTGCCGGCCACGCCGTCGGAGATCGAAGCGCTCGCCGTCTTGTGGCAACGGGAAACCATGCTCCTCAACGCGGCGTTGGTGGTGGAATGCACGGAGCGTGAGGTGCCAAAGCAGGTGAGCACCTTCATCGATCAACTCGGCGGCCTTATCTTCGTAACGGGTCCCGAGTTGCCCACGTTTCACCGGACGGGTATCTCGGCCGAGGTGAATCGTCCGCAGGCAGCCGAGCAACGGCTCCTCTGGGAACAGGCGCTGGGCGGGGACGCGGCCTTCGTCAATGGTTCGCTGGATGGGGTCGCCTGGCAGTTCCGTTTGAGCGCGGGGACTATTGCGCAGACCGGGGCGCAGTTGCGCCGTCGATTAGCCGGGGGTGAACGCCCGGAGGGACTGCTCTGGCGGGCTTGCCGCAAGGCGGGCCGGTTGAAACTCGATGAGTTGGCACAACGGATCGATCCGGCTGCCGATTGGGCGGTGCTGGTCTTGCCGCCGGCGCAAGTTACCACGCTCCGAGCCATGGCCGCGCAGGTACGGCATCGGCTGACCGTCTACCAGGACTGGGGATTCGGCCATCGCAGCACGAGAGGACTGGGCATCACGGCCCTGTTTGCCGGGGAGAGCGGGACCGGCAAGACCATGGCCGCCGAAGTGTTGGCCAACGAACTCAACCTGGATCTCTACCGCATCGACCTCTCGGCCGTCGTGAGCAAATACATCGGCGAGACCGAGCGCAACTTGCGACGCCTGTTCGATGCGGCGGATGAGAGTGGAGCGATTCTCCTCTTCGACGAGGCCGACGCGCTGTTCGGCAAACGCAGCGAGGTGAAGGACAGCCACGATCGGTACGCCAACATCGAGGTGAGCTACCTGTTGCAGCGCATGGAGGCCTATCGCGGCCTGGCGATCCTCACAACCAACATGAAGGCGGCGCTCGATCAGGCCTTTCACCGCCGGCTACGATTCGTCATCCAGTTTCCCTTTCCCGATGCCTTGCAGCGGGAGGCCATCTGGCGCAGCATGTTCCCCGCGGCCACACCCACCGACGGGTTGGACTATGCCAAGCTCGCCAAGCTGCACATGGCCGGTGGGAATATCCGAAACATCGCCCTGAATGCGGCGTTTCTCGCCGCGCATGCCGGAGAGTCGGTGCGCATGGGGCATCTGCTGCAGGCGGCGCACAGCGAGGCGGCCAAACGAGACCGGCCGTTGTCGGATGCCGAAACGAGGGGATGGGTATGA
- a CDS encoding sigma-54-dependent Fis family transcriptional regulator — protein MNEFVKIFLIGSDDEGGAVIDEGRVVRTLGEAWPDEVFQVRRLTDPSQPTPDTPHLLLLRQARSAPFDEQVASLGRRWPDVPIVGLLTDRTGVRSEREPLVPAGLSDFIRTPADDWELAVRITRLLKEAQGAVWRDVRETCSVQIESLVGASAIFQSQVDKIPLFADVDATVLLQGETGTGKEVFARAIHYHSARKDKAFIPINCAALPDQLFENELFGHMKGAYTNAAAEQNGLVSEAEGGTLFLDEVDALTPYAQAKLLRFVQYREYRPLGCSRARVANVRLLAASNHDLRLAVAQRHFREDLFHRLNVLALVVPPLRDRAEDIPLLARQFLRRHAKAEEKEPRRLSPAAIQKLLAHSWPGNVRELESTLQRALVMTTGPVLQAKDIEFAAESLQPLRLDGSLRAAKTSAAMDVERAYLVKTLATFRGNVTHAAKAAGKERRSFQRLLRKYGIDRQLFQGESAEIL, from the coding sequence ATGAACGAGTTCGTGAAGATCTTTCTGATCGGCTCCGACGACGAGGGTGGTGCCGTCATCGATGAAGGCCGCGTCGTGCGGACGCTGGGAGAGGCCTGGCCAGACGAAGTCTTCCAGGTGCGACGGCTTACCGATCCGTCCCAGCCTACGCCCGATACGCCCCACCTTCTGCTGCTCCGGCAAGCACGGTCGGCGCCGTTCGACGAACAGGTGGCCAGCCTAGGCCGGCGTTGGCCGGACGTGCCGATTGTGGGGCTGCTCACCGATCGAACGGGAGTCCGCTCCGAGAGAGAGCCGCTCGTCCCGGCGGGACTGAGCGATTTCATTCGGACTCCCGCCGACGACTGGGAATTGGCGGTCCGGATTACGCGTCTTCTAAAAGAAGCCCAGGGGGCGGTGTGGCGCGACGTCCGTGAGACCTGCTCCGTGCAGATTGAATCCTTGGTGGGAGCCAGCGCAATATTCCAATCGCAGGTGGACAAGATTCCGTTGTTTGCCGACGTGGATGCCACGGTTTTGCTGCAGGGCGAGACCGGCACCGGCAAGGAGGTCTTCGCCCGTGCGATTCACTACCACAGTGCACGGAAGGACAAGGCCTTCATTCCCATCAATTGTGCCGCGTTACCGGATCAACTCTTCGAAAACGAACTGTTCGGCCACATGAAGGGGGCCTACACGAATGCGGCCGCCGAGCAGAACGGCTTGGTGTCGGAAGCTGAGGGAGGGACGTTGTTCCTGGATGAGGTAGACGCCCTCACGCCCTATGCCCAGGCCAAGCTGCTGCGGTTCGTGCAGTATCGCGAATACCGGCCGTTGGGATGCTCGCGCGCACGGGTAGCCAATGTCCGTCTCCTCGCGGCCTCCAACCACGACCTGCGGCTCGCAGTCGCCCAGCGGCACTTTCGCGAGGATTTGTTTCATCGGCTCAACGTCCTGGCGCTGGTGGTGCCGCCGTTGCGGGACCGAGCGGAAGACATTCCCTTGCTCGCCCGCCAATTTCTACGGCGCCATGCCAAGGCCGAGGAGAAGGAACCCCGTCGGCTTTCTCCGGCGGCCATTCAAAAACTGCTGGCGCACTCCTGGCCTGGCAACGTGCGCGAATTGGAGAGCACGTTGCAGCGCGCGCTGGTCATGACGACGGGGCCTGTCCTCCAGGCGAAGGACATCGAGTTTGCCGCCGAATCGCTGCAGCCCCTTCGGTTGGACGGCTCGTTGCGCGCGGCCAAGACTTCGGCGGCGATGGATGTCGAGCGGGCCTATCTCGTGAAAACGCTCGCGACCTTTCGGGGCAACGTGACCCATGCGGCGAAGGCAGCAGGGAAGGAGCGTCGCAGCTTTCAACGGCTCCTGCGCAAGTACGGCATCGACCGCCAGTTGTTCCAAGGTGAATCAGCTGAGATCTTGTGA
- a CDS encoding CHAT domain-containing protein, whose product MARTQAGKVNWSATEGWEVHTEAGTRRGRRAAAGAGDPFVAGLTATHRWEVEETLTATPKVRRGEAAAAPLTLDVEGGPDDVFVVMTRYASGAIRFHVPTESPRRGARRGATKVYRFQIPVPPAPIEEAPGRRGIISRAIKAVVLKIAGKVVDFALAKLALLWESAAWKLKGRREGWLSVTADGLLGEKGLPPADLSTLSTSGRNLLLIHGTFSNTQAAFRGLATTPGGNGKTFFEELREVYEDRIYGFDHFTVSRTPEDNVRMLLEALPSRATTFDVITHSRGGLVLRHLVERRDLFPDLADRFAVGRVVLVASPNEGTPLASPDHVTHYTNWLSNVLELFPDNPFTTGVEFVSEALSWIARRIVGSLPGLGSMDNKGEIIHDLQRSPGPPTQAYSALVANFEPEAAILQRIVDAGADLFFPTANDLVVPTEGGWRVDAGSGAAAAIPGDRVGCFGLGGNLPQRQAVNHVNFFNDPGTVDFLLRALRGQPHPCTPVEIDQNLPSGKRRGAVKSAAVAGAPATLRQQPPAAATPAPAPTSAPPPPVTSLAPIREADDMFHIALIAPEKGASVAQLIATFRNARVMEFLHTGGQDSPAAQKRRAAADSTPTQWDLIKAGQAHIQGYIDGDPAYPQLPDEAALQRMGEALFTALFPGQVRRLYDAARSEQVSQRLNLIFTSDIGWIADQSWEFIYDPDRRTFLALEEVNFTRNVLTAIPAERIPTRKSMRILVVVAQPLGLGKLSVEEEADVIRSGFRRLLDAGLAEVELLLDATPELLHRRLESAEAPFDVLHFIGHGEYEEENDCGYLIFENQDGGEQRLDSSTLRQIVCRRGIRLVCLNACETGRGGRQDFSRGVAQALIAGGVPAVVANQYPVLDVSATAFSRHFYWALAMGHSIGDAAREARVSVNYSIAGEAIDWAVPVVFARNPAQQLCEPRTAAEYERTRSDQKRQRRRAVEDRTKIGIWNAHRMIPHLPEICERLTKAQRQYAFEPVSFPAPIGTWRREQDEDEAFVVAETLYERLKSKPRELGVKHLVCMINFPLKDARTHHLYYWRRDPLIVTSTAGLLDKLNEREFTVERMMAHLAAAIVAGIEPHKRGVGPADCPLYYNSERNIRSIAGRLTFCPACRKQFKTPAERARLQAAIQLLAAYP is encoded by the coding sequence ATGGCGCGGACACAAGCAGGGAAGGTCAATTGGTCGGCAACGGAGGGTTGGGAAGTTCACACCGAGGCGGGAACCAGACGCGGTCGGCGCGCCGCCGCCGGAGCGGGCGATCCTTTCGTGGCCGGTCTCACCGCTACCCATCGTTGGGAAGTCGAAGAAACCCTCACGGCCACACCCAAAGTCCGACGCGGCGAAGCCGCTGCCGCACCCCTCACTCTCGACGTCGAAGGGGGGCCCGACGACGTGTTTGTGGTGATGACGCGGTACGCTTCCGGTGCCATTCGTTTCCATGTTCCCACGGAATCACCGCGTCGCGGCGCAAGGCGTGGAGCCACGAAAGTCTACCGATTCCAGATCCCTGTGCCACCCGCACCGATCGAAGAGGCGCCGGGCCGACGCGGCATCATCAGCCGAGCCATCAAGGCCGTCGTGCTCAAAATCGCGGGCAAGGTGGTGGACTTCGCCCTGGCGAAACTGGCGCTGCTGTGGGAATCGGCCGCGTGGAAATTGAAGGGCCGCCGGGAAGGCTGGCTCTCCGTGACGGCGGATGGACTCCTGGGTGAAAAGGGCCTTCCTCCGGCGGACCTATCGACCCTCAGCACGTCCGGACGCAATCTGCTGTTGATCCACGGTACCTTTTCCAACACCCAAGCGGCTTTTCGCGGATTGGCCACGACGCCGGGCGGCAATGGAAAAACGTTCTTCGAAGAACTGCGCGAGGTCTACGAGGACCGCATCTACGGTTTCGACCACTTCACAGTCAGTCGCACGCCCGAGGACAACGTGCGCATGTTGCTGGAGGCCCTGCCGAGCCGCGCCACGACGTTCGATGTGATCACGCATTCGCGCGGCGGATTGGTGCTTCGTCATCTGGTGGAACGCCGCGACCTCTTTCCCGACCTGGCGGATCGGTTTGCCGTGGGACGCGTCGTGCTCGTGGCGAGCCCGAACGAAGGCACGCCCCTCGCCTCACCGGATCATGTCACCCATTACACGAATTGGTTGTCGAATGTGCTCGAGCTTTTCCCGGACAATCCCTTCACCACCGGCGTCGAGTTCGTGAGCGAAGCCCTCTCCTGGATCGCCCGCCGCATCGTGGGCAGTCTGCCTGGCCTGGGGTCGATGGATAACAAGGGTGAGATCATCCATGACCTGCAACGGTCACCCGGCCCGCCGACCCAGGCCTATTCGGCCCTCGTGGCGAATTTTGAACCGGAGGCGGCGATCCTGCAGCGAATCGTCGATGCGGGGGCGGACCTCTTCTTTCCCACCGCCAACGATCTGGTCGTGCCGACCGAAGGAGGTTGGCGCGTCGACGCCGGCAGCGGCGCAGCGGCGGCCATTCCAGGAGACCGGGTCGGCTGCTTCGGGCTGGGCGGCAACCTACCGCAACGACAGGCGGTGAACCACGTCAATTTCTTCAACGATCCCGGCACGGTTGATTTCTTGCTCCGAGCGCTGCGCGGACAGCCGCACCCCTGTACTCCGGTTGAGATCGACCAGAATCTGCCGTCCGGTAAACGAAGGGGTGCGGTCAAGTCGGCAGCAGTCGCCGGTGCGCCCGCCACGCTACGGCAACAACCGCCCGCGGCTGCAACCCCGGCTCCGGCTCCAACGTCGGCCCCGCCTCCCCCCGTCACCTCGCTCGCGCCGATCCGCGAGGCGGACGACATGTTTCACATCGCCTTGATCGCTCCGGAAAAGGGTGCTTCTGTCGCGCAACTGATCGCCACCTTCCGCAACGCCCGCGTCATGGAGTTCCTCCACACGGGAGGACAGGACAGCCCCGCGGCGCAGAAACGTCGCGCGGCGGCCGATTCAACTCCGACCCAGTGGGACCTCATCAAGGCCGGACAGGCGCACATTCAAGGCTACATCGACGGCGACCCCGCCTATCCGCAACTGCCGGATGAGGCCGCGCTCCAACGTATGGGCGAAGCCCTCTTCACCGCGCTGTTTCCCGGACAGGTCCGCCGCCTCTACGACGCGGCCCGTTCGGAGCAGGTCAGCCAGCGACTGAACTTGATCTTCACGTCCGACATCGGATGGATCGCCGACCAGTCCTGGGAATTCATCTATGATCCGGACCGCAGAACGTTCCTCGCGCTGGAAGAGGTGAACTTCACGCGCAACGTGCTCACGGCCATCCCCGCCGAACGCATCCCGACCCGCAAGAGCATGCGTATCCTCGTGGTGGTCGCCCAACCTCTGGGCCTCGGCAAACTCTCGGTGGAGGAAGAGGCCGACGTCATCCGGAGCGGCTTCCGCCGTCTCCTGGATGCCGGACTGGCTGAAGTGGAGCTGTTGCTCGACGCGACGCCGGAACTGCTCCATCGCCGGTTGGAATCCGCCGAGGCTCCGTTCGACGTCCTGCATTTCATCGGCCACGGCGAGTATGAGGAGGAAAACGACTGCGGCTATCTGATTTTCGAGAACCAGGACGGCGGCGAACAGCGACTGGATTCTTCCACCTTGCGACAGATCGTGTGTCGGCGAGGAATTCGCCTCGTCTGCCTGAATGCCTGTGAAACCGGGCGTGGCGGACGACAGGACTTCAGCCGCGGCGTAGCGCAGGCGTTGATCGCGGGCGGGGTTCCTGCCGTGGTGGCCAACCAATACCCCGTCCTCGATGTCTCGGCCACAGCCTTCTCACGCCACTTCTATTGGGCGCTGGCCATGGGCCACAGCATCGGTGACGCAGCCCGCGAAGCCCGTGTCTCGGTCAACTACTCGATCGCAGGTGAGGCCATCGATTGGGCCGTGCCGGTGGTCTTCGCACGCAACCCCGCGCAACAGCTCTGTGAACCGCGGACGGCGGCCGAGTATGAACGGACCCGCAGCGACCAGAAACGGCAACGCCGACGAGCGGTAGAAGACCGCACCAAGATCGGGATCTGGAATGCCCATCGTATGATTCCCCACCTGCCGGAGATCTGCGAGCGGTTGACCAAGGCCCAACGACAGTATGCGTTCGAACCCGTCTCGTTTCCGGCGCCGATCGGCACTTGGCGACGCGAGCAGGACGAAGACGAGGCCTTCGTGGTCGCGGAAACGCTGTACGAGCGATTGAAGAGCAAACCGAGGGAGTTGGGCGTCAAACACCTCGTCTGCATGATCAATTTTCCGCTCAAGGACGCGCGAACGCACCACCTCTACTATTGGCGGCGCGATCCGCTCATCGTGACCTCGACCGCTGGATTATTGGACAAGTTGAACGAGCGTGAGTTCACAGTGGAGCGGATGATGGCGCATCTGGCA
- a CDS encoding phage tail protein, whose amino-acid sequence MAQFTVNTHRFDPYKNFKFRVKWDGRYVAGVSKVGALKRSTEVVEHREGGDPSTSRKSPGRTKYEAITLERGVTHDQAFEQWANKVWNFGSGLGSEVSLKDFRKDIIIELYNEAGQLAIAYKVFRCWVSEYQAQPDLDANANAVAIQTLKLENEGWERDYEVTEPSEPTFTEP is encoded by the coding sequence ATGGCGCAGTTTACCGTCAACACGCATCGGTTCGATCCCTACAAGAACTTCAAGTTTCGGGTCAAATGGGATGGGCGCTACGTTGCGGGGGTCAGCAAGGTCGGGGCGCTGAAGCGCTCGACCGAAGTGGTGGAACATCGCGAGGGCGGCGACCCCAGCACCAGCCGGAAGTCGCCCGGCCGCACCAAGTATGAAGCGATCACCTTAGAGCGCGGCGTGACCCACGACCAAGCCTTCGAACAGTGGGCGAACAAGGTTTGGAATTTCGGGTCGGGCTTGGGATCGGAGGTCTCGCTCAAGGATTTCCGCAAGGACATCATCATCGAGTTGTACAACGAAGCGGGGCAACTGGCGATCGCCTACAAGGTTTTCCGCTGTTGGGTGTCGGAATATCAGGCCCAGCCAGATCTGGATGCCAATGCGAACGCGGTCGCGATTCAAACCCTCAAGCTCGAAAACGAGGGCTGGGAGCGGGATTACGAGGTGACGGAACCGTCTGAGCCGACCTTTACGGAGCCGTGA